From the genome of Malus sylvestris chromosome 6, drMalSylv7.2, whole genome shotgun sequence, one region includes:
- the LOC126625053 gene encoding uncharacterized protein LOC126625053: MAESTRQADPLAPANGYTRSDTESLQSADELKRKKRIKLAVYIGIFIVFQIIVITVISLTVMKVKTPKVRLGNINIQDLNSVPATPSFDTKFTTQIRIKNPNWGRYKFDASNVTFLYQGATVGQVDIPKSKAGMLSTKKVNVEVSLSSSSLSSSNLGSELSSGVLTLNSAAKLTGKVELMLIMKKKKSSNMDCTIAFELSSKTLRSLQCK; this comes from the coding sequence ATGGCTGAGAGCACTCGACAGGCTGATCCCTTAGCACCAGCAAATGGTTACACAAGAAGTGATACCGAGTCTTTGCAATCCGCTGATGAGCTGAAACGCAAGAAGAGAATCAAATTGGCCGTTTATATTGGTATTTTCATTGTGTTTCAGATCATTGTCATAACTGTGATTAGTCTCACCGTCATGAAAGTTAAGACTCCGAAGGTTAGGCTAGGGAATATCAACATTCAAGACCTCAACTCTGTCCCAGCAACGCCTTCATTTGACACAAaattcacaacccaaataaGGATCAAGAACCCAAACTGGGGTCGTTACAAGTTTGATGCTAGCAATGTCACGTTTTTGTACCAAGGAGCGACTGTCGGGCAAGTTGATATTCCCAAGAGCAAGGCTGGAATGCTTTCCACCAAAAAAGTGAATGTAGAGGTCAGCTTGAGCTCGAGTTCATTAAGCAGTTCGAATCTTGGCAGTGAATTGAGCAGCGGGGTGTTGACTCTCAACAGCGCAGCTAAGTTGACGGGAAAGGTTGAATTGATGCTtataatgaagaagaagaagtcttcCAACATGGACTGCACCATTGCATTTGAACTGTCATCCAAGACGCTCAGAAGTTTGCAGTGCAAGTGA
- the LOC126625981 gene encoding uncharacterized protein LOC126625981, producing the protein MAEKTQQAYPAAPANHGYQRSDAESLLSTDELKRKKRIKLAIYVAIFIVFQIIVITVISLTVMKVKTPKVRLGNINVQELNSIPATPSFDTKFTTQINVKNTNWGPYKFDASSVTFLYKGATVGQVSIPKSKAGMLSTKKITVEVSLSSSALGGSNLGSELSSGVLTLNSAAKLNGKVELMLIMKKKKSSTMDCTIAFDLSSKTLKSLRCK; encoded by the coding sequence ATGGCTGAGAAGACCCAACAGGCTTATCCTGCAGCACCAGCAAACCATGGTTACCAAAGAAGTGATGCTGAGTCTTTGTTATCCACCGACGAGCTCAAACGCAAGAAGAGAATCAAATTGGCCATTTATGTTGCTATTTTCATTGTGTTTCAGATCATCGTCATAACCGTGATTAGCCTTACTGTCATGAAAGTTAAAACACCAAAGGTCCGGCTGGGGAACATCAACGTACAAGAACTCAACTCCATCCCAGCAACACCTTCATTCGACACAAAATTCACAACCCAAATCAATGTGAAGAACACAAATTGGGGTCCTTACAAGTTCGATGCTAGCAGTGTTACGTTTTTGTACAAAGGAGCGACTGTCGGGCAAGTTTCTATTCCAAAGAGCAAGGCTGGCATGCTTTCCACCAAAAAGATCACTGTCGAAGTGAGCTTGAGTTCAAGTGCATTAGGCGGTTCCAATCTTGGGAGTGAACTGTCCAGTGGCGTATTGACTCTCAACAGCGCGGCTAAGTTGAATGGAAAGGTGGAACTGATGCTtataatgaagaagaagaagtcctcCACCATGGATTGTACAATTGCATTTGATCTGTCATCAAAGACCCTCAAAAGTTTACGGTGCAAGTGA